The proteins below come from a single Leifsonia sp. 1010 genomic window:
- a CDS encoding Calx-beta domain-containing protein, with protein sequence MSRPHARFRLASALTLLALSGLGIAAAASPALADPAVSAPPAPTPPAPADALTPLVDCVQDAPLGTVAARTVVLGYRSTASAPVSLPAGGGSNDLTTGAADRGQPATFEPGEHHGVWLLTLDAAVEPALGWRLGATTTDFAAAPACTAATAVTLSTPSKVSAGGTAAVSATVTRMLLAAPGSGSVAFSLDGGTPVLAPVSATGVARADLPVSAAGTHSLTATFQPEQASGLLSAVGTATFTATAPSAPLTVATDSVVAGSTSVLVTVARASGAGDATVDVMTADGTARAGADYTALATTVALADGQTTATVRVSLASRPAGSPAATFFVLLQRASTSVTTASATVMLPGVAAVAPATAAAAGTHGGVGTPAAASSVLPPDDPTAAGPGATTSAAQDLAVLFGGILLTAGGILGVLGLVRAAGMREARA encoded by the coding sequence GTGAGCCGACCGCACGCCCGCTTCCGCCTGGCGTCCGCGCTCACCCTTCTGGCTCTCTCAGGCCTGGGGATCGCCGCCGCAGCCTCTCCGGCGCTGGCGGATCCGGCCGTGTCCGCGCCTCCCGCGCCCACGCCTCCCGCCCCGGCTGATGCGCTCACCCCGCTCGTCGATTGCGTGCAGGATGCGCCGCTCGGCACCGTCGCCGCCCGAACGGTCGTGCTCGGCTACCGGTCGACGGCGTCCGCGCCGGTCTCCCTTCCCGCGGGAGGCGGGTCGAACGACCTCACGACCGGTGCCGCCGACCGCGGCCAGCCGGCGACTTTCGAACCGGGCGAGCACCACGGCGTCTGGCTCCTGACCCTGGATGCCGCTGTCGAGCCCGCGCTCGGCTGGCGCCTGGGCGCGACGACCACCGACTTCGCCGCCGCACCCGCCTGCACGGCGGCGACCGCTGTCACTCTCAGCACGCCGTCGAAGGTTTCGGCGGGCGGCACGGCCGCCGTCTCAGCGACGGTCACCCGGATGCTGCTCGCTGCTCCCGGATCCGGCTCCGTCGCCTTCTCCCTCGACGGCGGGACGCCGGTACTCGCGCCGGTCTCCGCGACCGGCGTCGCGCGCGCCGACCTTCCGGTGTCCGCTGCCGGTACGCACAGCCTCACGGCGACGTTCCAGCCCGAGCAGGCGTCCGGGCTCCTCAGTGCGGTCGGAACCGCGACGTTCACCGCGACGGCTCCGAGCGCCCCGCTGACCGTCGCGACCGACTCCGTCGTCGCCGGGAGCACCAGCGTCCTCGTCACGGTCGCCCGCGCTTCCGGTGCGGGGGACGCCACGGTCGATGTCATGACCGCCGACGGCACCGCCCGTGCGGGCGCCGACTACACGGCGCTGGCCACCACGGTCGCGCTGGCCGACGGACAGACGACGGCCACGGTCCGGGTGTCGCTCGCCTCACGCCCGGCGGGGTCGCCCGCCGCGACGTTCTTCGTGCTGCTGCAGCGCGCATCCACCTCCGTGACGACAGCGTCGGCGACCGTCATGCTTCCTGGCGTCGCCGCCGTGGCGCCCGCGACGGCAGCAGCCGCTGGCACGCACGGCGGCGTCGGTACGCCGGCGGCAGCCTCGTCCGTGCTCCCGCCGGACGACCCGACGGCCGCCGGACCCGGCGCGACGACGTCGGCGGCCCAGGACCTCGCCGTGCTGTTCGGCGGCATCCTGCTCACCGCAGGCGGCATCCTCGGCGTCCTCGGACTCGTGCGTGCCGCCGGGATGCGCGAAGCACGGGCATGA
- the purM gene encoding phosphoribosylformylglycinamidine cyclo-ligase has product MTDSAASSSASYAAAGVDTAAGDRAVELMKAAVGRTHGPEVLGGVGGFAGLFDVSFLKDFDRPLLASSTDGVGTKVAIAQALDKHDTIGQDLVGMVVDDIVVVGARPLFMTDYIACGKVVPERIAAIVAGIASACAETGTALVGGETAEHPGLLGPDDYDVAGAAVGAVEADAVLGADRVRDGDVVLAMASSGLHSNGYSLVRHILAARGIGFTDQSAEFGGVVGEALLEPTRLYTGPLLRVLQDPALDGAIHSLSHVTGGGIAANLARVLPVGSWVEVDRSTWSPTPVFRILSDLAGSSLESSEGTWNLGIGMFAVVAPEAADAVAAAITADGIPTWRAGVVSTSARDLTGFEQGAKGVDGGAVRLVGSYAG; this is encoded by the coding sequence GTGACCGACTCCGCCGCCTCCTCGTCCGCCTCCTACGCCGCCGCCGGTGTCGACACCGCTGCGGGCGACAGGGCCGTCGAGCTGATGAAGGCGGCCGTCGGCCGCACCCACGGACCCGAGGTGCTGGGCGGCGTCGGCGGCTTCGCCGGCCTGTTCGACGTCTCGTTCCTGAAGGACTTCGACCGTCCGCTGCTGGCCTCCTCCACCGACGGTGTCGGCACCAAGGTCGCCATCGCGCAGGCGCTCGACAAGCACGACACCATCGGTCAGGACCTGGTCGGGATGGTCGTCGACGACATCGTCGTGGTCGGGGCTCGTCCGCTCTTCATGACCGACTACATCGCGTGCGGCAAGGTCGTCCCTGAGCGCATCGCCGCGATCGTCGCGGGCATCGCGAGCGCGTGCGCCGAAACCGGCACCGCCCTCGTCGGCGGCGAGACCGCCGAGCACCCGGGCCTCCTCGGCCCGGACGACTACGACGTCGCTGGGGCCGCGGTCGGTGCGGTCGAGGCGGATGCCGTGCTCGGCGCCGACCGGGTGCGGGACGGCGACGTGGTGCTGGCTATGGCCTCGTCCGGTCTCCACTCCAACGGCTACTCGCTGGTCCGCCACATCCTCGCCGCGCGCGGCATCGGGTTCACCGACCAGTCCGCCGAGTTCGGCGGTGTCGTCGGCGAGGCCCTGCTCGAGCCGACGCGCCTCTACACGGGGCCGCTGCTGCGCGTGCTGCAGGACCCGGCGCTCGACGGCGCCATCCACTCGCTCAGCCATGTGACGGGCGGGGGCATCGCCGCGAACCTCGCCCGCGTCCTCCCGGTCGGCTCGTGGGTCGAGGTCGACCGCTCCACGTGGTCGCCGACGCCGGTCTTCCGCATCCTGAGCGATCTCGCGGGCAGTTCGCTCGAGTCGAGCGAGGGCACCTGGAACCTCGGCATCGGGATGTTCGCGGTCGTCGCACCGGAAGCCGCGGATGCGGTCGCGGCGGCGATCACGGCCGATGGCATCCCCACCTGGCGCGCCGGCGTCGTCTCGACGTCCGCGCGCGACCTGACCGGGTTCGAGCAGGGCGCGAAGGGCGTCGACGGGGGCGCGGTGCGCCTCGTCGGCTCCTACGCCGGCTGA
- the purF gene encoding amidophosphoribosyltransferase, with protein sequence MAGGDGLLSHDLLPGEKGPQDACGVFGVWAPGEEVAKLSYFGLYALQHRGQESAGIATSDGDKILIYKDMGLVSQVFNENALNSLPGHIAVGHTRYSTTGASSWQNAQPTLGSTASGTVALGHNGNLTNTAELMQLVHERYPQHDGELSRGNTTDTAVVTALLTGDLDHTLESTALEVLPRLRGAFCLVFMDEHTLYAARDPQGVRPLVLGRLERGWVVASETAALDIVGASFVREVEPGELIAIDENGLRSQRFASEKRAGCVFEYVYLARPDTTISGRGVYEARVEMGRQLAREHAVEADLVIPTPESGTPAAIGYAQASGIPFGQGLVKNSYVGRTFIQPSQTIRQRGIKLKLNPLKEVIKGKRLIVVDDSIVRGNTQRALVSMLREAGAAEVHVRISSPPITWPCFYGIDFASRAELIATGLGVEEVRQSIGADSLGYLSEDGMIDATEQPRELLCTACFTGKYPIELPDAHHLGKNLLERPEVSPTDDGSDATSDGCEPGPDSELEPLLSFGDPGRQE encoded by the coding sequence GTGGCCGGAGGCGACGGTCTTCTCAGTCACGATCTGCTACCCGGCGAGAAGGGGCCGCAGGACGCCTGCGGTGTCTTCGGCGTCTGGGCTCCCGGTGAGGAGGTCGCCAAGCTCAGCTACTTCGGGCTCTACGCGCTCCAGCACCGCGGCCAGGAGTCGGCAGGCATCGCGACGAGCGACGGCGACAAGATCCTGATCTACAAGGACATGGGTCTCGTCTCGCAGGTGTTCAACGAGAACGCGCTGAACTCGCTGCCCGGCCACATCGCCGTCGGCCACACGCGCTACTCCACCACCGGAGCATCCAGCTGGCAGAACGCGCAGCCGACCCTCGGCTCCACGGCGAGCGGCACCGTCGCCCTCGGCCACAACGGCAACTTGACCAACACGGCCGAGCTGATGCAGCTGGTCCACGAGCGCTACCCGCAGCATGACGGCGAACTCAGCCGGGGAAACACCACCGACACCGCGGTCGTCACGGCGCTGCTCACCGGCGACCTGGACCACACGCTCGAGTCGACCGCCCTGGAGGTGCTGCCGCGACTGCGCGGCGCCTTCTGCCTGGTCTTCATGGACGAGCACACGCTGTACGCCGCCCGCGACCCGCAGGGCGTCCGCCCGCTGGTGCTCGGCCGCCTCGAGCGCGGCTGGGTGGTCGCCTCCGAGACCGCCGCACTCGACATCGTCGGCGCCAGCTTCGTGCGCGAGGTCGAGCCGGGCGAGCTGATCGCGATCGACGAGAACGGCCTGCGCAGCCAGCGCTTCGCCAGCGAGAAGCGCGCGGGATGCGTGTTCGAGTACGTCTACCTGGCTCGTCCCGACACCACCATCTCCGGCCGCGGCGTCTACGAGGCCCGCGTGGAGATGGGCCGCCAGCTCGCGCGTGAGCACGCGGTCGAGGCCGACCTGGTCATCCCGACGCCCGAGTCCGGCACCCCGGCGGCGATCGGCTACGCGCAGGCGTCCGGCATCCCGTTCGGTCAGGGCCTCGTCAAGAACTCCTACGTCGGCCGCACCTTCATCCAGCCGTCGCAGACCATCCGCCAGCGCGGTATCAAGCTGAAGCTGAACCCGCTGAAGGAGGTCATCAAGGGCAAGCGTCTGATCGTGGTCGACGACTCGATCGTGCGCGGCAACACGCAGCGCGCGCTGGTGTCGATGCTCCGCGAGGCCGGTGCGGCCGAGGTGCACGTCCGCATCTCCAGCCCGCCCATCACCTGGCCGTGCTTCTACGGCATCGACTTCGCGTCGCGCGCCGAGCTCATCGCCACCGGCCTGGGGGTTGAGGAGGTGCGCCAGTCGATCGGCGCCGACAGCCTCGGCTACCTCTCGGAGGACGGCATGATCGACGCGACCGAGCAGCCGCGCGAGCTGCTGTGCACCGCGTGCTTCACGGGCAAGTACCCGATCGAACTCCCGGACGCGCACCACCTGGGCAAGAACCTCCTCGAGCGTCCGGAGGTCAGCCCGACCGACGACGGCTCCGACGCGACGTCCGATGGATGCGAGCCCGGCCCCGACTCGGAGCTCGAGCCTCTGCTCAGCTTCGGCGACCCCGGCCGCCAGGAGTAG
- a CDS encoding MFS transporter: MSDTPEDRQVSDPQVSDSQDPDPQVEETVTPAEVRVRRSPRYFRFMITGAILFAIVALILTFSFPENPTYDRGSVFGFLLAICVTVGVAVGAIVALVLDRVTARRARSVQADRIDVRVPEPGSSPERREGSQPEPGTNDTSTSDTQS, encoded by the coding sequence ATGAGCGACACCCCCGAGGACCGGCAGGTCAGCGACCCGCAGGTCAGCGATTCGCAGGACCCCGACCCGCAGGTCGAGGAGACCGTCACCCCCGCCGAGGTCCGCGTGCGCCGCTCGCCGCGCTACTTCCGCTTCATGATCACCGGCGCCATCCTCTTCGCCATCGTCGCCCTCATCCTCACCTTCTCCTTCCCGGAGAACCCGACGTACGACCGCGGCTCCGTCTTCGGCTTCCTGCTCGCGATCTGCGTCACGGTCGGCGTCGCCGTCGGAGCGATCGTCGCTCTCGTGCTCGACCGGGTGACCGCCCGTCGAGCGCGCAGCGTGCAGGCGGATAGAATCGACGTGCGCGTCCCCGAGCCCGGGTCGTCGCCCGAGCGGCGTGAGGGCTCGCAGCCGGAGCCCGGCACGAACGACACCAGCACGAGCGACACCCAGAGCTGA
- a CDS encoding sterol carrier family protein: MARAKIADEVGSPAVRAAAAGGADRNTTATAVRYLLQLLAERAPGNTVEVRVPPFGAVQCIPGPRHTRGTPPNVIETDASTWLALASGSMTWDEGIASGAVHASGQRASLEGLLPLRY; this comes from the coding sequence ATGGCGAGAGCGAAGATCGCGGACGAGGTCGGCAGCCCGGCCGTCCGGGCGGCCGCCGCGGGCGGCGCCGACCGCAACACCACAGCAACGGCCGTTCGATACCTGCTGCAGCTGCTGGCGGAGCGCGCGCCGGGCAACACCGTCGAGGTGCGCGTGCCGCCGTTCGGAGCGGTGCAGTGCATCCCGGGTCCGCGTCACACGCGCGGGACGCCGCCGAACGTCATCGAGACGGATGCCTCCACGTGGCTTGCGCTGGCCTCCGGTTCGATGACGTGGGACGAGGGGATCGCGTCCGGCGCGGTGCACGCGTCCGGACAGCGGGCGTCGCTCGAAGGACTTCTCCCGCTGCGCTACTGA
- the purD gene encoding phosphoribosylamine--glycine ligase has protein sequence MKILVLGSGAREHAIITALLAEEVRHDIVAAPGNAGIAQDVRVEPSLDPLDGVAVTEYALENDIELVVIGPEAPLVAGVADPLRTRGIPVFGPGKAAAQLEGSKAYAKRIMDAAGVPTGRAVRAETLAEAERALDEFGAPYVVKADGLAAGKGVLVTEERDAAVEHATHWLRHGGVLVEEFLDGQEVSLFLFSDGHDVLPLSPAQDYKRLLDGDAGPNTGGMGAYSPLPWLPDGFVDEVIDTIALPTVRTMAREQTPFIGLLYCGLILTDRGIRVIEFNARFGDPETQVVLPRLVTPLSTLLLASATGGLGGLPRPEFALDTAVTVVLASEGYPEAPQTGRPITGLGEAAAVPEVTIAHAATARHEATGELIATGGRVLSVVARGTGFAEARSRAYAALDRIHLEGAQYRTDIAARVS, from the coding sequence GTGAAGATTCTCGTCCTCGGTTCCGGTGCCCGTGAGCACGCCATCATCACCGCGCTGCTCGCCGAGGAGGTGCGCCACGACATCGTGGCGGCGCCCGGGAACGCCGGGATCGCACAGGACGTCCGGGTCGAGCCGTCGCTCGATCCGCTCGACGGCGTCGCGGTCACCGAGTACGCGCTCGAGAACGACATCGAACTGGTCGTCATCGGCCCGGAGGCGCCGCTCGTCGCCGGCGTCGCCGACCCGCTGCGCACCCGCGGCATCCCCGTGTTCGGGCCGGGCAAGGCGGCCGCTCAGCTGGAAGGCTCGAAGGCGTACGCGAAGCGCATCATGGATGCGGCCGGCGTGCCCACCGGGCGGGCTGTGCGAGCCGAGACCCTGGCCGAGGCGGAGCGCGCGCTCGACGAGTTCGGTGCGCCGTACGTCGTCAAGGCCGACGGGCTGGCGGCCGGCAAGGGCGTCCTGGTGACCGAGGAGCGGGATGCGGCCGTCGAGCACGCGACGCACTGGCTTCGGCACGGCGGTGTGCTGGTCGAGGAGTTCCTCGACGGGCAGGAGGTCTCGCTCTTCCTCTTCAGCGACGGGCACGACGTGCTGCCGCTCTCGCCCGCGCAGGACTACAAGCGGCTGCTCGACGGCGACGCCGGCCCGAACACCGGCGGGATGGGCGCCTACTCGCCGCTGCCGTGGCTGCCGGACGGCTTCGTCGACGAGGTCATCGACACCATCGCGCTGCCGACCGTCCGCACGATGGCGCGCGAGCAGACGCCGTTCATCGGCCTGCTTTACTGCGGGCTGATCCTGACCGACCGCGGCATCCGCGTGATCGAGTTCAACGCCCGGTTCGGCGACCCGGAGACGCAGGTCGTGCTCCCGCGGCTCGTGACCCCGCTGTCGACGCTGCTGCTCGCGTCGGCCACCGGTGGGCTGGGCGGACTGCCCCGTCCCGAGTTCGCGCTCGACACGGCCGTCACCGTGGTACTCGCCAGCGAGGGGTACCCCGAGGCGCCGCAGACCGGGCGGCCGATCACGGGCCTCGGCGAAGCGGCGGCGGTGCCCGAGGTGACCATCGCGCACGCGGCGACGGCGCGCCACGAGGCCACCGGCGAGCTGATCGCGACCGGCGGACGCGTGCTGTCGGTCGTCGCGCGCGGCACCGGCTTCGCGGAGGCGCGCTCCCGTGCCTACGCGGCGCTCGACCGCATCCACCTCGAGGGTGCCCAGTACCGCACCGACATCGCCGCCCGCGTCTCCTGA
- a CDS encoding FAD-binding protein, translating to MAEKNWAGNYEYQAERIARPGTIDELRDLVLSAPAVRALGSRHSFNDLADTPGLLISTAGLPGDIRIDEAARTVTVGGGVRYGDLARELQDAGWALHNLASLPHISVAGAIATATHGSGDRNGNLSTAVAGLRILTGSGDLVELRRGDEGFEGAVVGLGALGVVTDVTLDIRSTYDARQRLFGGVPWEAVIDRFDEVTSAAYSVSLFTTWDEEAVSLAWLKELDGVAPLIEDDFFGAPALTEPRHMIQTMDVRNTTEQLGVVGPWSERLAHFRFEFTPSNGEEIQSEYLVPRARAVEAIEAVRALAPVVAPLLQISEIRTVAADDLWLSSAYQTDAVGLHFTWFRDQAGVEAVLPQLEAALLPLGARPHWGKLYVDRDRVVPSLYPRLADFAALTQRFDPDARFRNPFLTRLLP from the coding sequence ATGGCCGAGAAGAACTGGGCGGGCAACTACGAGTACCAGGCGGAGCGCATCGCCCGGCCGGGCACGATCGACGAACTGCGCGACCTGGTGCTGAGCGCCCCCGCGGTGCGCGCCCTCGGCAGCAGGCACTCGTTCAACGACCTCGCCGACACCCCCGGTCTGCTGATCAGCACGGCCGGTCTGCCGGGCGACATCCGCATCGACGAGGCCGCACGCACGGTCACCGTCGGCGGGGGCGTCCGCTACGGCGACCTGGCGCGCGAGCTGCAGGACGCGGGATGGGCGCTGCACAACCTCGCGTCCCTCCCGCACATCTCGGTCGCGGGTGCCATAGCGACGGCGACGCACGGCTCGGGCGACCGCAACGGCAACCTGTCCACGGCCGTGGCGGGCCTGCGGATCCTCACCGGGTCCGGCGATCTGGTCGAGCTGCGGCGGGGCGACGAGGGGTTCGAAGGAGCCGTCGTCGGTCTCGGCGCGCTCGGCGTCGTGACGGATGTGACCCTCGACATCCGGTCGACCTACGATGCGCGTCAGCGACTCTTCGGCGGTGTGCCGTGGGAGGCCGTGATCGACCGCTTCGACGAGGTCACCTCAGCGGCCTACAGCGTGAGCCTGTTCACGACGTGGGATGAGGAGGCCGTCTCGCTCGCTTGGCTGAAGGAGCTCGACGGGGTCGCACCGCTGATCGAGGACGACTTCTTCGGGGCGCCCGCGCTGACCGAGCCGCGGCACATGATCCAGACGATGGATGTGCGCAACACCACGGAGCAGCTCGGCGTGGTCGGGCCGTGGAGCGAGCGCCTGGCGCACTTCCGGTTCGAGTTCACGCCGTCGAACGGCGAGGAGATCCAGTCGGAGTACCTCGTCCCGCGAGCCCGTGCCGTCGAGGCGATCGAGGCCGTCCGTGCGCTGGCTCCCGTGGTGGCTCCGCTGCTGCAGATCTCGGAGATCCGCACGGTCGCGGCCGACGACCTGTGGCTTTCGAGCGCGTACCAGACGGACGCGGTCGGCCTGCACTTCACGTGGTTCCGCGACCAGGCGGGCGTGGAGGCCGTGCTCCCGCAGCTCGAGGCCGCGCTGCTGCCCCTCGGCGCGCGTCCGCACTGGGGCAAGCTCTACGTCGACCGCGACCGCGTCGTCCCGTCCCTCTACCCGCGCCTGGCCGACTTCGCGGCCCTCACGCAGCGCTTCGACCCCGACGCCCGCTTCCGCAACCCGTTCCTCACCCGCCTCCTCCCCTAA
- a CDS encoding DUF6325 family protein, which yields MAEFEYGPAEFMVAQFDTDRPSAGVVEAILDLVENGTVRLLDLVFVERHEDGSVDIIELEEIGDQIGMTDITLDATGLAGDEDVQQIAELLEPGSTGAILVIEHLWAKDLASRFFQSGGVVLHSERIPAPVLNAVAADAYDELETTEG from the coding sequence ATGGCCGAATTCGAATACGGTCCGGCGGAGTTCATGGTCGCCCAGTTCGACACCGACCGACCGTCTGCGGGAGTCGTGGAAGCGATCCTCGATTTAGTCGAGAACGGCACGGTGCGACTGCTCGACCTGGTGTTCGTCGAACGCCATGAGGACGGCAGCGTCGACATCATCGAGCTGGAGGAGATCGGCGACCAGATCGGGATGACCGACATCACGCTCGACGCCACCGGGCTCGCCGGGGACGAGGACGTGCAGCAGATCGCCGAGCTCCTGGAGCCGGGATCCACTGGGGCGATCCTCGTGATCGAGCACCTCTGGGCGAAAGACCTGGCGAGCAGGTTCTTCCAGTCCGGCGGCGTCGTGCTGCACAGCGAGCGCATCCCCGCGCCGGTGCTCAACGCGGTCGCGGCCGACGCCTACGACGAGCTCGAGACCACGGAAGGCTGA
- a CDS encoding SHOCT domain-containing protein, with protein MGRPGLIGMAARTAVVAGTATAVAGGVQHHQQQKYQNQYEQEQYEQQQAAMQAQEAQAQQQAAMQQQAAMQQQAAPADDMMTRLQQLATLHTQGVLTDEEFAAAKAKLLA; from the coding sequence ATGGGACGCCCGGGACTGATCGGGATGGCGGCGCGCACGGCGGTCGTCGCGGGAACCGCGACGGCGGTCGCCGGCGGCGTGCAGCATCACCAGCAGCAGAAGTACCAGAACCAGTACGAGCAGGAGCAGTACGAGCAGCAGCAGGCGGCGATGCAGGCGCAGGAGGCCCAGGCTCAGCAGCAGGCCGCGATGCAGCAGCAGGCGGCGATGCAGCAGCAGGCGGCTCCGGCCGACGACATGATGACACGGCTGCAGCAGCTGGCGACGCTCCACACGCAGGGCGTGCTCACCGACGAGGAGTTCGCGGCCGCCAAGGCCAAACTGCTCGCCTAG
- a CDS encoding phosphoribosylaminoimidazolesuccinocarboxamide synthase, translating into MSELPGWVHVYSGKVRDLYVPEGASSLADTDSVLVVASDRVSAFDHVLEPGIPAKGELLTTLSLWWFDQLDDVPNHLIPDHTLVGDTVVERIPAEVAGRSMLVKPLDMFPIECVVRGYLTGSGWAEYRASQSVCGIPLPSGLQNGDRLPEPLYTPAWKAPIGQHDENISFERTVELVGPEVAEELRRLSLHVYARGAAIAEARGIIIADTKFEFGADRTTGEITLADEVLTSDSSRYWDAAAYATGTTAEERMASFDKQIVRDWLAANWDKTGTPPELPADIVERTAARYRELLERLTGE; encoded by the coding sequence GTGAGCGAACTTCCGGGATGGGTCCACGTCTACTCAGGCAAGGTGCGCGACCTGTACGTGCCGGAGGGCGCCTCCAGCCTCGCCGACACGGACAGCGTGCTCGTCGTCGCGAGCGACCGCGTGAGCGCGTTCGACCACGTGCTGGAGCCCGGCATCCCGGCGAAGGGCGAACTGCTCACGACGCTGAGCCTGTGGTGGTTCGACCAGCTGGATGACGTGCCGAACCACCTCATCCCCGATCACACGCTCGTCGGCGACACCGTCGTCGAGCGCATCCCGGCGGAGGTCGCCGGACGCTCGATGCTGGTGAAGCCGCTCGACATGTTCCCGATCGAGTGCGTCGTCCGCGGCTACCTCACCGGGAGCGGCTGGGCGGAGTACCGCGCGTCGCAGAGCGTGTGCGGCATCCCGCTGCCGTCCGGGCTGCAGAACGGCGACCGGCTCCCGGAGCCGCTCTACACGCCCGCGTGGAAGGCGCCGATCGGCCAGCACGACGAGAACATCAGCTTCGAGCGCACGGTCGAGCTGGTCGGGCCGGAGGTCGCGGAGGAGCTCCGGCGCCTTTCCCTCCACGTGTACGCGCGCGGAGCCGCGATCGCCGAGGCGCGCGGCATCATCATCGCCGACACCAAGTTCGAGTTCGGCGCCGACCGCACGACCGGCGAGATCACGCTCGCCGACGAGGTGCTGACCAGCGACTCCAGCCGCTACTGGGATGCGGCCGCCTACGCGACCGGGACCACGGCGGAGGAGCGGATGGCCAGCTTCGACAAGCAGATCGTGCGCGACTGGCTGGCCGCGAACTGGGACAAGACCGGGACGCCGCCCGAGCTCCCCGCCGACATCGTCGAGCGCACGGCCGCGCGCTACCGCGAGCTGCTGGAACGGCTCACCGGCGAGTAG
- a CDS encoding RraA family protein, whose product MDAAPPSSAPPATAAIADAAVRLGIAVGTAPVDLVALLPGRPFAGPAAPVTHLGSVDVLLETIDDAPPGAVLVVDNGGRDDEACVGDLMLLEAATAGMSGAVIWGRHRDTAQLREIGLPVFSRGAHPFGPRRVPPAGTAMRSAFLDGVAVTPQHWIVADDDGVLVIDAADRDVLFAEAARIQSVEGAQAERMRSGASLRDQLDFARYRRMQADDPGLTLRRYLAETGGAIET is encoded by the coding sequence ATGGATGCTGCACCCCCCTCCTCCGCACCTCCCGCGACCGCCGCGATCGCCGACGCCGCCGTGCGTCTCGGGATCGCCGTCGGGACGGCTCCCGTCGACCTCGTCGCCCTGCTCCCCGGCCGGCCCTTCGCCGGTCCCGCCGCTCCCGTGACGCATCTGGGAAGCGTCGACGTACTGCTGGAGACGATCGACGACGCTCCCCCCGGCGCCGTGCTGGTCGTGGACAACGGCGGCCGCGACGACGAGGCGTGCGTCGGCGACCTCATGCTGCTGGAGGCGGCGACGGCCGGGATGTCCGGCGCGGTCATCTGGGGACGTCACCGCGACACCGCCCAGCTGCGCGAGATCGGGCTGCCCGTGTTCAGCCGCGGTGCGCATCCCTTCGGTCCGCGCCGCGTGCCGCCGGCCGGGACGGCGATGCGCTCGGCGTTCCTCGACGGGGTGGCCGTCACGCCGCAGCACTGGATCGTGGCCGACGATGACGGAGTGCTCGTGATCGACGCCGCGGACCGCGACGTGCTCTTCGCCGAGGCGGCACGCATCCAGTCGGTCGAGGGAGCCCAGGCCGAGCGGATGCGTTCCGGTGCCTCTCTGCGCGACCAGCTCGACTTCGCCCGCTACCGCCGGATGCAGGCCGACGACCCCGGGCTCACCCTGCGTCGCTACCTCGCCGAGACCGGCGGAGCGATCGAGACCTGA
- a CDS encoding VOC family protein, with protein MTELLPADSAMGAVTLRVADLDRMTAYYRDAVTLSVLAAEGGRVVLGRGATPAVVLEHAPELKHAGPGEAGLFHTAIVFDIPETLAAAVYSVARRAPGTFTGSADHLVSTAFYFTDPEGNGVELYWDRDRSLWSWTHGQVEMDTLYLDPNAFLNEHLTERGVALAEAATGAGGTPVFGDASVGHVHLSVGDVATAREFYVDRLGFEATASLGGSALFVSAGGYHHHMAMNTWNSRGAGRRRLALGLGEVELKLPSKDDVGALAERMQHYGVQTRDDGRSLGFDDPWANAVRVVTEAEEISA; from the coding sequence ATGACCGAACTCCTCCCCGCCGACTCCGCGATGGGCGCGGTGACCCTCCGCGTCGCCGACCTCGACCGGATGACCGCGTACTACCGTGACGCCGTCACCCTGAGCGTCCTCGCCGCCGAGGGCGGCCGCGTGGTCCTCGGGCGAGGAGCGACCCCCGCGGTCGTGCTCGAGCACGCACCCGAGCTGAAGCACGCCGGCCCCGGCGAGGCCGGGCTGTTCCACACCGCGATCGTCTTCGACATCCCCGAGACGCTGGCCGCCGCCGTGTACTCGGTCGCCCGCCGCGCACCGGGCACCTTCACCGGCAGCGCCGACCACCTGGTCAGCACGGCGTTCTACTTCACCGACCCGGAGGGGAACGGCGTCGAGCTGTACTGGGACCGCGACCGCTCGCTGTGGAGCTGGACGCACGGCCAGGTCGAGATGGACACGCTGTACCTCGACCCGAACGCCTTCCTCAACGAACACCTGACGGAGCGCGGGGTCGCGCTCGCGGAGGCGGCGACGGGTGCGGGCGGGACGCCGGTGTTCGGCGACGCGTCCGTCGGGCACGTGCACCTCTCGGTCGGAGACGTCGCGACGGCCCGTGAGTTCTACGTCGACCGGCTCGGGTTCGAGGCCACCGCATCCCTCGGGGGTTCTGCCCTGTTCGTCAGCGCCGGGGGCTACCACCACCACATGGCGATGAACACGTGGAACAGTCGGGGCGCCGGCCGCCGCCGGCTCGCCCTGGGCCTCGGCGAGGTGGAGTTGAAACTGCCCTCGAAGGACGACGTCGGAGCCCTGGCCGAGCGGATGCAGCACTACGGCGTGCAGACCCGCGACGACGGCCGGTCGCTCGGCTTCGACGATCCGTGGGCGAACGCGGTGCGCGTGGTGACGGAAGCGGAGGAGATCTCGGCCTGA